A stretch of DNA from Desulfurella amilsii:
CTAGATTTGTTTTTAGATGTTGTAGAAAAACTGTATTCTGTTAGGGCGTATACAGGGGCAGAAGAGTTTCATGGATGGGAACTAGTGTATAACTGGGGTGGAGCATTATCTGTTAATTACCATATTTATCAAATTTTAATAGGGCTTATTGTGCCTTTAGTGTTTTTACTATTCAAAAAAGTTAGACAATCAAAGTTTTTAATGCTTATTATTGCTATCTTAATAAATTTTGGCGTTTGGGAAATGAGGTATGATACTGTTATAGGCGGGCAGTTGCTGCCAAAAATATCACAAGGCACAGTAATATTTCATGCACCATGGCTAGGCTTTGATGGAATACTAAGCGGTATTGGACTGTTTTGTTTAGGATTAGTATTATTCTTTGTCCTATCATGGCTATTTGGCTGGGAAGACAACCCTAAATCTCAATCATTAGATAGCAATGAAAATAAATAGGAGGAAAATTTTATGGATAGAAGAGATTTCTTAAAATATTCAACATTCGGTGTATGTCTAGCTGGTGTTGGAGTAGGAATAAGCCAACAAAGACCAGGAAGATACATACATTATGATGGAAAGTATATTTATCCAGGCAGAATAGAAACATGGCCAGGTGTAGATGTAAAATTTTCTACCTGCAAACAATGTCATAGTGATTGTGCACTAATGGCAAGAGTTTATAAAAATACAATAATTAAACTTGATGGAAATCCATACGATATTCAAACCACTCAACCACCAATTCCTTATGCAACACCGCAGAACAAAGCCATAACATATGTAGGAACAACTTTTGATACATCAAAAAAACCACATGTTAATGGTTCTCATTCGCTCTGTCCAAGAGGTCAAGCAGGCAGACAAACGGTGTATGACCCATATAGAATATACAAACCATTAAAAAGAGTTGGCCCTAGAGGCTCAAAAAAATTCACAACCATATCCTACGAACAATTAATTAATGAAGTAGTAAATGGTGGGTATCTATTTAAAGATGTTCCCGGAGAAGAAAACAGATTTGTAGAAGGTTTTAAACATTTGTGGAATAACGGCCAAAACAGATTCGTCCCTGCAAATGAAGAATATCCTGATTTTGGGCCCAAAACGAATCAATTCGTAGCTTACTGGGGTCGAGCAGAAGGTGGACAAAACAATCTTATAATAAGATTTGCAAGCGCTTTAGGCTCTGTTAATGCTCTACCGCATGTTTCTGTATGCGAGTTAACTCACCATGTTGCTACAAATGCAACCTATCCTGGTACCAATATGCTAAAACCAGATCAACCAAACGCTGAAATTGTTTTAGTATTTGGCTCTAATTATTATGAAGCAAATTTTCCTATGCAAACATTAGCTCGACGCTCCGCAGAAGCTACATCAAGCGGTAAAAAGGTCGTATTTATAGACCCAAGAGGCGGTAATCAAATCGCTCACGCAGATTTTGTGCCAATAAAGCCTGGCGGAGATGGAGCATTTGCTATAGGTATGATCAGGTGGATTATTGAAAATAAACGCTATAATGAAAAATATTTAGAGATTCCGAATTTCGAAGATGCTATAAAACAAAATGAACCAAATTATTCTAACGCAAGTTATTTAATTGTAGCTGATAAAAATCACCCAGATTATGGTCTATTTTTGAAATCACCTAACAAAAAAACAATTATAGATGAAAAAACAAAAAAACCTAAAGTAATAGAAGAATTAATGGTGATTGATAAAAATTTAAAAAAACCTACAGAAGCTACTTCAACAAGTCAAGCAGAACTTTGGCCAAACGGATTTTTATCATTGGATACCGTAGTTGTAAATGGTGTAGAGTGCCTTACAGCAATGCAGTATCTGTGGAAAGAAGCACAAAATCACACGTATGAATGGTATGAAAAAGAATCAGGTATATCAAAACTAAAAATAATTGAATTGGCAAGAGAGTTTACTTCTCACGGCAGAAAAGCCGTCGCTGATCTCTATAGAGGCCCAGCGATGCATGCTAATGGCTATTATAATGCTAGGGCAGTATTATTACTAAATGCGTTTGTGGGTAATATAGATTGGAAAGGTGGTTATATAAACGGTGGAGGAGCAGCAGAAACTTTAGATGGGGTATACAATTTAAAGAAATGGCCTGATTTCGTTCCGCCAAGCGGTGTTAGAATTTCCAGAGAGCGCAGTTTTTATGAGGAAACAACTGAATACAAGAATCGACTTAAACAAGGTAACCCATTTCCTGCAAAAAGACCGTGGTTTCCTTTCGGTTTTGGAATTTGGCAGGAAATCTGGGCGGGTACTTATTTTCAATATCCATACCCAGTAAAAATTTTGTTTCAACATATGGCTAACCCAGCCTGGTCTCAACCCGGTATGGGGGGAGCAGATGATGATTCATTGATGTGGGTTAGAATGATTAAAGATTTAAATAAAGTACCATTGTTTATTTCAACAGATATTGTAATAGCAGAAAGTTCTGCCTATGCAGATTACATTATACCTGATGCAACTTACTTAGAGGGCTGGGGAACACTTGGCGGATACCCTACATACCCCACTTCTAGAATTTCTACAAGGCAACCCATTATTGAGCCAGTAACTGCAAAAATCAAAGACGGAATACATATAACAATGGAACAGTTTCTAATTGATGTTGCAAAAAAACTTGGGCTACCGGGATTTGGGAAAAATGCATTTTTAGAAGGTGGAAATTTAAATGTTAGGGAAGACTACTATTTAAAAATGATTGCAAATATCGCTTACGATGATAAACACTTACTTAAAAAAGAAGGCGATAAATTTATAAAACAAGGGCCTGTACCAGATGCTGATGATTATGAAATGAAAACAGTTGCAGAATACATAAAGAAATATCCAAATGCTTTAAAACCAGACGAATGGAAAAAGGTAGCTTATGTAATTGCAAGAGGAGGAAGATTTGAAGACCAAGATGTAGCTTATTTACCATTTGGTCAACCAGAATGGGTCACACATAGGTGGGGTGAAAAGAAAAACGCGGTTCAAATATATAACGAGGTTGTTGCTAAAACACATAACGCTATTACAGGTGAAAAATTTGATGGTGGTGTCCGATTAGAGCCTCCCAAAAACATGAAAGGACAACCTCTAAGTAAAATCTATGCGATGAAAGATTACCCATTTATGCTTTCAACTTACAAAGTACCTATTCACTCAAAATCTAGAACTATATCGGACCCGTGGTTGTTAGAACTGCTGCCAGGTAATTTTTTAGAAATTAGCGAAGTTGATGCTAAAAAATTAAACCTCAAAGATGGTGATACAGTTAGGTTAAGCTCACCTGCTTATCCAAAAGGCATTATTACTAGAATAAGGATACGTTTTGCTCTAAGACCTGGTGTTGTAACATATTCTCAAGCTTTTGGGAGATGGTCTTATGGCTCTGGTACATGGTATATAAATGGCAAAAAATATGAAGGCGACCCAGCCAGAAATGTTGGAATACACCCAAATCACTTAATGCTTTTAGATGAATCTATTGCGGATAAAGATGGTTGGACAACAGTTTTAGAAAGCGATGTAGCAGGTGGTATGGCTTACTATAACACACCAGTAAAAATTGAAAAGGTATCTTAATATGAGCAACAATCCGCAAACTCAAAATCTACAGAGAAGGTTTTTATACAACCTTCTCTCTGATATATTTATTCTAAAGCCTGAAAAGGAATTTTTAGATAAAATTCATCAAAAAGATATATATACATTCTTAAAGAGTTTTTTAGATAATCATCAAGATATTAAAGAGCTAGAAAACTATATCACTTCTTTGATGAAAAACGATAATAGATTAATTGAGCTGGGTTTAGTTTATGAAAATACTTTTGTCATTCCAGTTGCAATGTATTACATACCGCCATACATGAGTGCCTTTATAAATTATGCAAATTTACGCTCAAATAACTCTTTTTATACAATAAGCGAAGAGTTGAATTCACTTTATGGCCTATATGGCTTGCATTTTGATTATAGAAGCGACCATTTATCAGTTATATTTTCGTTTATGAGTTATTTGATAAATATGGATTTGTCGGAAAATATATCTACTATTGAAGAGCAATATAAATTCTTCAAAAAATATATTGTCAACTGGGTAGAAATTTTTTTTAATGAAGTATTGCAAAGATGCGATAATAAGTTTTATAAGATGTTTTCAAATATCGGTAAGAATTTTATAGCCCTAGAAAGTAACCTAATGAAAGAGGTTTAATCGTGAAACTTTTTATGTTTGTTTCTGTATTGTTAATTTTAAATTACAATAACCTACACGCAAGCCAAAACTCTTATAAAAGCAAAGCAGAAATAAATAAAAAAGTACAAAAAAAAGATAATTCCACAAATTCAAAACCAAATAACATAAAACATAAAATTTTAGGTCCTCCAGCAAATACGGAGTTTTTAGGTTGTTAAATCAAAATCACATGTTGTTTCTTTGTCCAATTATCTTTGTGCAGGTTTATAAACCTTAGAATGTTCTATCTATCAATAAAGTAAATTTAAAATTGGTCGGGGCGAGAGGATTTGAACCTCCGACCACTTGAACCCCATTCAAGTGCGCTACCAAGCTGCGCCACGCCCCGTGTTTGCCTTAAATCCCTTTTGTCTTAAGTCTTTAAAAACATCTTTTGTGCACAAAAAACTCACTTCATAACTTTTATTACTTATTTCTTTTTGTTTGTCAACTAAAATATCAAAGCCTAAGTTCTTCCACGCAGCTAAAAACCTATCTTTATCAGACTCGTTCATCCTGCCTAAATCTGCATAGTATATGCCATTAACAACTCTTGTGCCAACTACATTGTATCCTTTTGACTTTAATACATTTTCAAAATTTAAAAACTTAGATTTCTCTAAACCTCCTACAAAAACCACATAATAATAGTGCGAATTTTCGCTTTGCTCTTTTATTGTGTAAGGTATGCGTTTTTGGTTTAATATTGATTTTAGATAATTTAGGTTGTTGCTGTTGCAAAAAACAGTACAACTTTTTTTGATGGGCTGCGCAGTTGAGACTGGCTTAGGGTTTGAGACAATCTGCCTTAAGTTTTGGTTTGCATTTTGTTTGATTTTAGGCGCAGGCGCTATAACCTCTGACTTTTCTTGAGCGATAGGCTCATTTGTATGGGTTTGCAAATTGGAAACTGTTGCATTCGAAGCAGCATTTTGTAATTTAACTGTGATATTAAATGTATTATTGTTTTTAGTTGTCTTTTCCACTTTCTTTTTAGTAATCTTTGTTTGTGCCTTAATACTTAAATTTGACGTCTGAATTTTGGCTTGTCTATTGGCAAAATAAAACCCTGCTGCAATTGCTAAAAAGATAGCCAAAACAAAAGCTAAAGAAGCAATTAGAAATTTTGCAATATGCAATTTTGACTTTTTTGGAATATCAATTTTATTAGGTATATTGTTTTTCAAAAGATTAATATTAAGCATAAGTTACTTAAAAATCATCTGCAAACTTGGTGTTTTTGATAAATCCAACAACCTTTCGATATTACTTAATCCAAAAAGTTTAGAAACTGACATATTATCGTCACTTAGATCAACAAATTTTAAGCTTTTAATCCCGGTATAATCTTTAAGGTAAGCTTTAGCAGCATCAAAACCCCCAATCGAATCTATTAAATGGTAATTTAGTGCCATTTGCCCAGTAAATACCCTTCCATCAGCTAAGGGTTTTAGCTGTTTTATACTGATATGCCTTGATGTTGATACAGATTGTAAAAATTGATTATATACGCTTTCTACAACGCTAAAAAGCATTTCTTTGTCCGCTTTAGTAGGTTTTCTTAAAGGATTTCCTGCATCTTTTACTTTGCCACTTTTTACAACAAACTCTTCAATACCGATTTTATTTGCCAGTTTGTAAACATTAATCCCCTCAAATATAACACCAATGCTACCAGTTAAAGAAGCTGGATATGTCACAATTTTTCTAGCTCCCAGTGATGCAAAATAAGCACCGCTTGCACCAACGCTTTCAATTAGGGCAACAACGGGCTTTTTTTGATCTATTTTCTTTACTAAATAGTAAATTTTTTCGCTTTGAGTTGCATCACCACCAGGTGAGTCTATTTTTAACAAAATAGCTTTGTAGGTGGGGTCTTTTTGTGCTTCATTTAGCTGCTCACATATAGTTTTCGCAGTATTTGGCGTGATAATACCATAAATATTGACAACTGCAATTTTTGCAGGGCTAAAAATATTGTAAAAAAAATTTATAGCAAAAACTACAACAAAAACTACTACAAAAGCTTTTATTATCTTTTTCATAAATTAATTTACATCAATCTTGAAATCATTTTTCTCTTTTGTATTTCTAGTCTGATTATTTTTATTTTAACTTTTTCATCTTTGTTCACACTAATGTTATTCAGCTCACTCCTTGGAACAAGACTTTCTACGCCTTTTTCAATTTTTACAAAAACACCAAAATCTTTTATGCCTGTAACGACGCCCTCTACTATATCGCCAGCTTTATATTTGCCCTCAATTAAGCTCCATGGGTCTGGCTCAAGTTGTCTTAAAGATAAAGCTATTTTTTTCTTATCTAAATTTATGTCAATAATTTTTACTTCAATCTTTTCGTTAATACTTAAAGTCGGTCTTTCTTCTGGTGACCAAGAAAGCTCGTTAGTATGAATTAGACCTTCAATGCCTTCGTCTAGTTTTACAAAAACACCAAAATCTTTTATGCCTGTAACGACGCCCTCTACGATATCGCCCACACGAAATTTTTCTTCAACACTAGACCAGGGTTCTGCATCAAGCCTCTTAATACTCAGCGCTATTTTTTTCTTTAGAGTATCAACCATTAAAACTTTTGATCTTATAGATTGACCAACGCTTAACTCTTCTTTGGCCTCTTTTGGAAATTTTATCCAGCTAATCTCAGAATTATGTATCAAACCCTCTACACCATCTGATAGTTCAATAAAAATGCCATAGTCAACGATATTTGAAATTTTGCCTTCAACAACATCACCTTCTTTAATTTTTATCTCTTCCCATGGGTCAGCAGATAAATGCTTAATGCTTAAAAACACCCTTTTTTTATCATCCTTATCTTCAATACGCATAACTTTAGCTTTAATCTCGTCTTGGGGTTTTAAAACATCCTGAGGTTTTAAAATTTTTTTCCACGAGATATCAGTAATATGCACAAACCCATCAATCCCGCCAAGATCAACAAAAACACCATAATCAACGATATTTTTTACTTTGCCTTCAACTATATCTCCAACCTTAATTTTATCAATTAAATCAGTTCTTTGTTTGTTAGCAATCTCTTCTAATAATTGTTTTCTTGATAAAATAGCGTTCTTTTTTTGCTCATCTACGCTTATAACTTTAAATTCGTACTCTTTGCCAATATAGTAGTCAAAATTTCTTCTTTTTGATAAATCTACCAAAGAGCCAGGCAAAAAAGCTACAAAACCATCAACATCAACCAAAAAGCCACCTTTTATGGAAGCTTTTATAGTGCCTTTAACGGCTTTTTCTTCTTTGAAGGCTTGAGTAATTGTGTTAAAACCTATAAGCCTATCTGCCTTTAATTTTGATAGCATTTGAAAACCATTTGCGTCTTGTCTTCCCAAAAACATTACTTTTATTTTATCGCCAATATTGCACGGACTTTTAAATTCGTTTAATGGCACAATTCCTTCGGATTTATATCCTATATCTACAAACACATAATCATCTTTTATGTTTATAATAATGCCTTCGATAATCTCACCTTCTTTAAAGTCCTTAAAAGTATTTTCGTAATTCAACATATATTCCTTATCCATACAACCTCCCCTACCTTGATTGATTTATTTATTATAACTTATATAAAAAGCTTGTCAACAAATAAAACTTGACAAGTGCAAACAATCGTTTAAAATTAAAATTATGATTGATTTTCACACGCACACAGTCTTTAGCGATGGCGAGCTTATACCATCTGAGTTAGTAAAAAGAGCAAAAGACAAAGGCTATAGGGCAATTGCAATTACAGACCATGCTGATTTTTCAAACTTAGAAATAATTTTAAATAACATAAAAAAAGTAACATATGGGCTTGAAAAATACTATGGTTTATATGTTTTCTGTGGCGTAGAAATAACGCATGTGCCACCACAGCTAATAAAAAACACCATTTTGTCTGCAAGGCAACTAGGAGCTGAAATTGTTGTAGTGCATGGCGAAAGCCCCGTTGAAAATGTAGCTAAATCAACAAATATATATGCTATAGCAAGTTTTTGCGATATTTTGGCACACCCCGGATTAATTGGTCAAAAGGAAGTAGAACTTGCAGTAAAAAACAATGTATATTTAGAAATTACTGCAAGGAGCGGTCATAGTTTAACAAATGGTCATGTTTTTCAAATGTCAAAAAAATACAATGCGAAATGTGTAATTGATACAGACACGCACTCTCCATATGATCTTATTGATATCAATTTTGCAAAGACTATACTATATGGTTGCGGTATGAATGAAAATGAAGTTAATGAAGCGTTTTATAATTCAGAAGTGTTATTAGAAAAAATTTTAAAAAGGAGATTTATGTGCTCAAAAAAATAAGTGCTTTTTTGCTGTTATTAACAATTTTTTCTGTGTACTCTTGTTCTGGTACTAAACATATTAAATTAACTGTGGAAGAAAAACCATCGCCCATAGCAAAACAAACAAGTATTGTTAGCCCGCCCGTAAAAGTAGAAAAAATTTACAGCATAGGTCCTGTATCTTATAGGGCAAAAATTTTTATTTACGATGATATGATATATATTGGAAGCACAAATAAAAACCTCTATATGATAAACTTAAAAAACCTAGATGCTAAGAAGTTTGATATAAAAGAACCTATAGAAGCAGAAGTTTATGCTGATAATTACATATATGTTGGCACAAAAAAAGGTCAACTTTTCAAGATAGACTACAAAGATAATATTGTATGGAAAAAACAATTTGAATTTCCTATCGTTGGCAGTATAGTAGAAAATGATGGCTATCTTTATATAACTACTACAAACAATACACTATATAAAATAGACAAACTCGATGGCAAGACAGTATGGAAGTTTCACAGAAATACAGCTCCAATGAGCGTAAAAGGCTTTAGCATACCTGTATTTACAAACGACGCCATCTATATTGGCTTTGACAACGGTATGCTTTATAAATTGACTAAAGATGGTGATGAAATCTGGCAAGTAAAGGTGGGTAAAGGAGAGCTTTTTGTGGATGTTGACTCGAAAGCCAAATTGACAAATTCTAATGTTTATGCAACAAGCACAACCGGATATACACAAGCTATATCAATTGATAAAGCAATGCCTGTTTGGTCAAAAGAAATATCTAGCTTTGCAAACCCCCAAATCTCACCTTTTGCACTGTTTGTTGCAAATGAAAAAGGTGGCGTAGAAGCACTTGATCCTCAAAGCGGCAGTACTATCTGGAGTAAAACCCTTAGCTACAATTACGATGTTTATTCAATGTATTTATCTGGCAATGATTATTTGTTTTGCTTGCTTTCAAATGGTAGATTAGTGGTACTTAATGCGCTAAATGGCAAAATTATGCAGATATTTAATTTAGGCGGCACTTTTGACTCAAAATTTACTTACTACAAAAATGCCCTTTATATAATCTCAAGAAATGGCAGCATTTATAAAATTTATTGAAAGGTAACAAAATGCAAAATAATAATGATGAACAAAAACCAAACAAAAATAACAACTACCAAAATTTAATAAAATTTTCCCTGTTTTACTTGCTGATTGGGCTTTTAGCAATTTACTTTTACCAAAGCTTTTTTGCCATTCAGAAAAAAACACTTAGTTACTCAGAATTTAAGACACTTGTTGCTAAAAATAGAATAATAAGCTGTGACATTTCGTCTCAATACATAAAAGGCGAGTATTTAAACGACAAAAACAAAAAAGAACAATTCGTAACAGTTTCGGTAAAAGACCCTAACTTAGTAAAGGACCTTGAAGAACACCATGTAGATTTTAGTGGCACAATTACAAATACATGGCTAACAAATTTGATTTTTGGTTGGATTTTGCCGTTTGGGTTGTTGTTTTTTTTGTGGTGGTTTATGACAAAAAAAATAAGAGGTTCAAGCGGTTCTATCTTTGGCTTTGGCAAAGGTAGGTTTAAGGTTTACCTAAATAAACGCCCAGATGTGAAGTTTTCTGATGTAGCAGGCATTGATGAAGTAAAATATGAAGTAGAAGAAATAGTTGAGTTTCTAAAAAACCCGAGCAAATATCAAAAATTAGGTGGAAGAATACCAAAAGGTGTTTTGCTTGTAGGCGCTCCAGGAACTGGCAAAACTCTACTTGCGAAAGCTACAGCTGGGGAAGCAGAAGTGCCATTTTTAAGCATAAGCGGCTCTGAATTTATAGAAATGTTTGTAGGAGTCGGCGCAAGCAGAGTAAGGGATTTGTTCCAAGAAGCTAAAAAACTGGCTCCTTGTATAGTTTTTATTGATGAGATTGATACAATAGGAAAAAGCAGGGCAATCAACACTATGACCTCAAATGACGAGCGGGAGCAAACACTTAATCAATTGCTCGCTGAAATGGATGGGTTTGAATCAAATTTAGGCGTAATTATCATGGCAGCAACAAATAGACCAGAAATACTAGATCCAGCTTTACTTAGACCTGGAAGATTTGACAGGCAAATTATAGTAGATAAGCCAAATGTAACTGGCCGTGAAGCAATCTTTAAGGTGCATGTTAAAAAAGTAAAACTGGATAATGATGTTGATATTAAAAAATTGGCACAGATGACACCTGGACTTGTTGGCGCTGATATAGAAAATATTGTCAATGAAGCTGCATTGTTAGCTGCAAGGGAAAACGGCGAAACGGTAAATATGAGACATTTTGAAGAAGCAATAGAAAGACAAATTGCTGGTTTAAAAAAACAAAACAGGGCAATGCGCGAAGAGGAAAAAAGACGGGTTGCGGTGCACGAATCAGGCCATGCTATCATTGCCTACTTAACACCAAATGCTGACAAAGTGCATAAAATTTCTATTATACCTCGTGGTGTTGCAGCACTTGGATATACCCAACAGTTGCCCACAGACGATAGGTATTTAATCACAAAACAAGAAATGCTAAATATGATAAAGGTGCTTTTTGGCGGAAGAATTGCCGAAGAAATCGTTTTAAAAGATATCTCAACAGGGGCGCAAAACGATCTGTCGCGCGCAACTGATATTGCAAGAAGCATAGTTACAAAATTAGGAATGAGCGAATCTATAGGATTAGTTGTTTTAGAAGATCCAGCAAAATCAAGATTTTTAGGTTCAGAAGGAATATTTGCTCAAAAAGACGAAATAAGCGAAAAAACAAAAGAGACTGTAGATGCAGAAATTAATAAGATATTAAACGATTGCTATAGGCAAGCAAAGCAAATGCTCGAACAAAATATTGATAAGCTTGAAAAATTAACAAATATACTTTTAGAGAAAGAAGAAATCAATGAAGAAGAGTTAAAAAAAGTTATGGAGAATAAAGATGTATGATTTAAACAAAATTTTAGTGGCAGTTGACTCTAGTCCATATAGCACAAATGCAATAAAGTTTGCGCTTGATTTTGGAAAAAAATTTGATTGCGTTGTGGATGCACTGCATGTAGTAGACACAATGCAACTTGAAGGACCGTTTATTTACGACTTAAGTGGCGTTTTAGGGTTTGAGCCTTTTATTAATTTTAGTGCTGAGCTAAAAAAAACATTGGAAGAAAAAGGCAGAAGTATCTTGCAGGCTTTTTCGGAGATGGCTCAAAACGAAAGCGTAAAGTTTCACTCATTTATAGAAATAGGCATTATACCTATTACAATAGTAGAAACTTCTTATGAGTACGATATGGTTTTTATCGGAAAAAAAGGCGTCAATGCATCATTCGAAAGAGGAATTTTAGGCAGCAATATAGAATCAACTATCAGAAAAATTAAAAAGCCAATTTTTGTTGCAGATAAAGACTTCTACGAGATTAAAAACATCGTGGTGGGTTACGATGGTAGAGATCCTGCCAAAGAAGCTTTAGAACTTGCAAATGTTTGTGCAACAAACCTAAAAGCTAAAATTCATATAGTCAGTGTAAGAAAAGACGAAACAGAAACTTTAGATAATAGCGATTTAAAAATTACATACCTAACTAAACAAAAAAGCGTTGCAGATACATTGATCGAGTACACAAAGAGTCTCAATAATCCGCTTTTGATGCTTGGCGCATACAACAAAAACCGCTTATTAGAAATGATTATAGGCTCAACTACAGAGGCAATCTTGCGAAAAGAATGCAACTTGCCTTTAATTATAGTTAGATAACAATATATTTTAAGCCGTTTCAATTTTGGAAGCGGCTCCAAGACCCAATTCCCTTACGGAAATCTCGCGCATTTCCACTTTTCTTACCTTGCCGGTAACTGTCGTTGGGAAATTATCTACAAATTTTATATATTTTGGCAGTTTGTATCTAGCTATCTTTTCTCTGCAATATTCTTTCACTTCTTCTTCTGTTAATGTATGCCCATCTCTTAGCTTTATCCACACGCAGATTTCTTCTCCGTATTTTTGGTCTGGTACGCCAATTACCTGAGCATCGGCAATGCTTGGGTGAGTATACAAAAATTCTTCTATCTCTCTTGGGTAGATATTTTCGCCACCCCTTATTATCATATCTTTTATGCGCCCTATAATTTTAAAGTAACCATCTTGTGTCATTACAGCCAAGTCACCAGTATGAAGCCATTTAGCCTCGTCAATAGCAGCTTGGGTTGCTTCAATATTATTGTAATATCCGCGCATAACCGAGTATCCTCTTGCACAAAGCTCGCCTTGCTCTCCTGCTTCAACAATTTTACCCGTTTGTGGGTCAATAATTTTAACTTCTAAAAACGGCAATGGTTTTCCAACGGTTTCTACTCTGTATTCAAACGAATCATATGGCGTCGTTTGTGTAATTACTGGACTGCTTTCCGTTTGTCCATAGGCAATAGTTACCTCACTCATATGCATTTGATTATTTACACGCTTCATTACTTCAATTGGACAAGGAGAACCAGCCATTATACCAGTTCTTAGAGAAGTTAAATCAAACCTGCTAAATTCAGGATGTTCTAGTTCTGCTATAAACATTGTAGGCACTCCATGCAAAGCAGTGCATTTTTCTTTCTCAACAGCTGTTAAAGCGGCTATAGGGTCAAAGTATGGCGATGGGATAACAATGCATGAGCCATGAGAAATGCATGTTAAATTGCTCATAACCATACCAAAACAGTGATAAAATGGCACAGGAACACATAATCTATCTTTGTCTGTAAAATTCATAGCTTCACCAACAAAATAACCATTGTTAAGTATATTTATGTGTGTTAAGCAGGCTGCTTTTGGGAAACCAGTGGTGCCAGATGTATATTGAATATTAATAATATCGTCTGGGTCTAGAGCGTTTTCCATATCTTGTAACATTGAATCATCAATTTTTTTGTGCATTTCAACAAAATCATCCCATCTAAACATACCAGAGTATTTTGTTTGAGATATGCAAATAACATTTTTTAAATACGGAAATC
This window harbors:
- a CDS encoding molybdopterin-dependent oxidoreductase: MDRRDFLKYSTFGVCLAGVGVGISQQRPGRYIHYDGKYIYPGRIETWPGVDVKFSTCKQCHSDCALMARVYKNTIIKLDGNPYDIQTTQPPIPYATPQNKAITYVGTTFDTSKKPHVNGSHSLCPRGQAGRQTVYDPYRIYKPLKRVGPRGSKKFTTISYEQLINEVVNGGYLFKDVPGEENRFVEGFKHLWNNGQNRFVPANEEYPDFGPKTNQFVAYWGRAEGGQNNLIIRFASALGSVNALPHVSVCELTHHVATNATYPGTNMLKPDQPNAEIVLVFGSNYYEANFPMQTLARRSAEATSSGKKVVFIDPRGGNQIAHADFVPIKPGGDGAFAIGMIRWIIENKRYNEKYLEIPNFEDAIKQNEPNYSNASYLIVADKNHPDYGLFLKSPNKKTIIDEKTKKPKVIEELMVIDKNLKKPTEATSTSQAELWPNGFLSLDTVVVNGVECLTAMQYLWKEAQNHTYEWYEKESGISKLKIIELAREFTSHGRKAVADLYRGPAMHANGYYNARAVLLLNAFVGNIDWKGGYINGGGAAETLDGVYNLKKWPDFVPPSGVRISRERSFYEETTEYKNRLKQGNPFPAKRPWFPFGFGIWQEIWAGTYFQYPYPVKILFQHMANPAWSQPGMGGADDDSLMWVRMIKDLNKVPLFISTDIVIAESSAYADYIIPDATYLEGWGTLGGYPTYPTSRISTRQPIIEPVTAKIKDGIHITMEQFLIDVAKKLGLPGFGKNAFLEGGNLNVREDYYLKMIANIAYDDKHLLKKEGDKFIKQGPVPDADDYEMKTVAEYIKKYPNALKPDEWKKVAYVIARGGRFEDQDVAYLPFGQPEWVTHRWGEKKNAVQIYNEVVAKTHNAITGEKFDGGVRLEPPKNMKGQPLSKIYAMKDYPFMLSTYKVPIHSKSRTISDPWLLELLPGNFLEISEVDAKKLNLKDGDTVRLSSPAYPKGIITRIRIRFALRPGVVTYSQAFGRWSYGSGTWYINGKKYEGDPARNVGIHPNHLMLLDESIADKDGWTTVLESDVAGGMAYYNTPVKIEKVS
- a CDS encoding histidinol phosphate phosphatase domain-containing protein — encoded protein: MIDFHTHTVFSDGELIPSELVKRAKDKGYRAIAITDHADFSNLEIILNNIKKVTYGLEKYYGLYVFCGVEITHVPPQLIKNTILSARQLGAEIVVVHGESPVENVAKSTNIYAIASFCDILAHPGLIGQKEVELAVKNNVYLEITARSGHSLTNGHVFQMSKKYNAKCVIDTDTHSPYDLIDINFAKTILYGCGMNENEVNEAFYNSEVLLEKILKRRFMCSKK
- a CDS encoding TorD/DmsD family molecular chaperone codes for the protein MSNNPQTQNLQRRFLYNLLSDIFILKPEKEFLDKIHQKDIYTFLKSFLDNHQDIKELENYITSLMKNDNRLIELGLVYENTFVIPVAMYYIPPYMSAFINYANLRSNNSFYTISEELNSLYGLYGLHFDYRSDHLSVIFSFMSYLINMDLSENISTIEEQYKFFKKYIVNWVEIFFNEVLQRCDNKFYKMFSNIGKNFIALESNLMKEV
- the sppA gene encoding signal peptide peptidase SppA, which produces MKKIIKAFVVVFVVVFAINFFYNIFSPAKIAVVNIYGIITPNTAKTICEQLNEAQKDPTYKAILLKIDSPGGDATQSEKIYYLVKKIDQKKPVVALIESVGASGAYFASLGARKIVTYPASLTGSIGVIFEGINVYKLANKIGIEEFVVKSGKVKDAGNPLRKPTKADKEMLFSVVESVYNQFLQSVSTSRHISIKQLKPLADGRVFTGQMALNYHLIDSIGGFDAAKAYLKDYTGIKSLKFVDLSDDNMSVSKLFGLSNIERLLDLSKTPSLQMIFK
- a CDS encoding S1 RNA-binding domain-containing protein — protein: MDKEYMLNYENTFKDFKEGEIIEGIIINIKDDYVFVDIGYKSEGIVPLNEFKSPCNIGDKIKVMFLGRQDANGFQMLSKLKADRLIGFNTITQAFKEEKAVKGTIKASIKGGFLVDVDGFVAFLPGSLVDLSKRRNFDYYIGKEYEFKVISVDEQKKNAILSRKQLLEEIANKQRTDLIDKIKVGDIVEGKVKNIVDYGVFVDLGGIDGFVHITDISWKKILKPQDVLKPQDEIKAKVMRIEDKDDKKRVFLSIKHLSADPWEEIKIKEGDVVEGKISNIVDYGIFIELSDGVEGLIHNSEISWIKFPKEAKEELSVGQSIRSKVLMVDTLKKKIALSIKRLDAEPWSSVEEKFRVGDIVEGVVTGIKDFGVFVKLDEGIEGLIHTNELSWSPEERPTLSINEKIEVKIIDINLDKKKIALSLRQLEPDPWSLIEGKYKAGDIVEGVVTGIKDFGVFVKIEKGVESLVPRSELNNISVNKDEKVKIKIIRLEIQKRKMISRLM